The proteins below are encoded in one region of Balaenoptera ricei isolate mBalRic1 chromosome 6, mBalRic1.hap2, whole genome shotgun sequence:
- the RPP25L gene encoding ribonuclease P protein subunit p25-like protein, with protein sequence MEHYRKAGSVELPAPSPMPQLPPDTLEMRVRDGSKIRNLLGLALGRLEGGSARHVVFSGSGRAAGKAVSCAEIVKRRVPGLHQLTKLRFLQTEDSWVPASPDAGLDPLTVRRHVPAVWVLLSRDPLDPNECGYQPPGAPPGLGPTPTSSSGPRPRRRARDTRF encoded by the coding sequence ATGGAGCACTACCGGAAAGCTGGCTCTGTGGAACTCCCAGCACCTTCCCCGATGCCCCAGCTACCGCCTGATACCCTGGAGATGCGGGTCCGAGATGGCAGCAAAATCCGCAACCTGCTGGGCCTGGCGCTGGGGCGGTTGGAGGGCGGCAGTGCTCGGCATGTGGTGTTCTCAGGTTCTGGCCGGGCTGCAGGCAAGGCTGTCAGCTGTGCTGAGATTGTCAAGCGGCGGGTGCCAGGCCTGCACCAGCTTACCAAGCTGCGCTTCCTACAGACCGAGGACAGCTGGGTGCCAGCCTCACCCGACGCAGGCCTAGATCCCCTCACGGTACGCCGCCATGTGCCTGCGGTATGGGTACTGCTCAGCCGAGATCCACTGGACCCCAATGAGTGTGGCTACCAGCCCCCAGGGGCACCCCCTGGCTTGGGCCCCACACCTACCTCCAGCTCTGGCCCCCGACCCCGAAGAAGGGCTCGAGACACCCGGTTTTGA
- the DCTN3 gene encoding dynactin subunit 3 isoform X2, which produces MAAVTDVQRLQARVEELERWVYGPGGSRGSRKVADGLVKVQVALGNIASKRERVKILYKKIEDLIKYLDPEYIDRIALPDASKLQFILAEEQFILSQVALLEQVEALVPMLDSTHIKAVPEHAARLQRLAQIHIQQQDQCVEITEESKALLEEYNKTTMLLSKQFVQWDELLCQLEAAKQVKPAEE; this is translated from the exons ATGGCGGCTGTGACAGATGTGCAGCGGCTACAGGCCCGTGTGGAGGAGCTGGAGCGCTGGGTGTACGGGCCGGGCGGGTCTCGCGGCTCGCGGAAG GTGGCCGATGGCCTGGTCAAGGTGCAGGTGGCTTTGGGGAACATCGCCAGCAAGAGGGAGAGGGTGAAGATTCTGTACAAAAAGA TTGAAGACCTGATCAAATACCTGGATCCTGAGTACATTGACCGCATTGCCCTACCTGATGCCTCTAAGCTGCAGTTCATCTTGGCAG AGGAGCAGTTTATCCTCTCCCAGGTTGCGCTTCTGGAGCAGGTGGAGGCTTTGGTGCCCATGCTGGACAGCACTCATATCAAAG CCGTTCCTGAGCATGCCGCCCGCCTGCAGCGCTTGGCCCAGATCCACATCCAGCAGCAG GACCAGTGTGTGGAGATCACTGAGGAGTCCAAGGCTCTCCTGGAGGAATACAACAAGACT ACAATGCTTCTCTCCAAGCAGTTCGTGCAGTGGGATGAGCTACTTTGCCAGTTAGAGGCTGCCAAGCAAGTGAAGCCAGCAGAGGAGTGA
- the ARID3C gene encoding AT-rich interactive domain-containing protein 3C isoform X1: protein MEALQRQQAARLAQGVGPLAPPRPPPPPPRPSFPGSRTLQAPDRGFGEVGAEEEEDAQEDEEGEETGAEDEAAEESHPGTRGTSSPSSQLPGPHPHEWTYEEQFKQLYELDADPKRKEFLDDLFSFMQKRGTPVNRVPIMAKQVLDLYALFRLVTAKGGLVEVINRKVWREVTRGLSLPTTITSAAFTLRTQYMKYLYPYECETRALSSPGELQAAIDSNRREGRRQAYTNAPLFSLAGQPPRATLGLASGPGPAPPAPTPGPRTAQGSASGLPAHACAQLSPSPIKKEESGIPTPRLALPVGLAFGAAREKLAPEEPPEKRAVLMGPMDPPRHGAPPSFLPRGKVPLRGVLFARRQPVPASQGPANPAPPPLTGPPSSASP, encoded by the exons ATGGAGGCCCTGCAGCGACAGCAGGCAGCCCGACTGGCCCAGGGGGTGGGGCCTTTGGCCCCTCCacgcccaccaccaccaccgccacggCCTTCCTTTCCTGGATCCCGGACCCTGCAGGCCCCTGACAgggggtttggggaggttggagctgaggaagaggaggatgcccaagaggatgaggaaggagaggaaactgGTGCAGAAGACGAGGCAGCCGAGGAGAGCCACCCAGGGACCCGGGGCACCAGCTCACCTTCCAGCCAGCTCCCTGGACCTCATCCCCATGAGTGGACCTATGAGGAGCAGTTCAAGCAG CTGTACGAGCTCGATGCAGACCCCAAGAGGAAAGAATTTCTGGATGACCTGTTTAGCTTCATGCAGAAGAGGG GGACGCCAGTGAACCGTGTGCCCATCATGGCGAAGCAGGTGCTGGACCTGTACGCGCTGTTTCGCCTGGTGACGGCCAAGGGCGGTCTGGTGGAAGTCATCAACCGCAAGGTGTGGCGGGAGGTCACGCGCGGCCTCAGCTTGCCCACCACCATCACGTCGGCCGCCTTCACTCTACGCACCCA GTACATGAAGTATCTGTACCCGTACGAGTGCGAGACGCGGGCGCTCAGCTCCCCGGGGGAGCTCCAGGCCGCCATCGACAGCAACCGGCGGGAAGGCCGTCGTCAAGCTTACACCAACGCCCCACTCTTCAGCTTGGCGGGGCAGCCCCCTCGGGCCACTCTTGGCCTCGCCTCGGGTCCCGGGCCCGCCCCTCCCGCGCCCACGCCCGGCCCCCGCACTGCTCAGGGCTCCGCCTCCGGCCTGCCGGCGCACGCCTGCGCGCAGCTGAGCCCGAGCCCCATTAAGAAAG AGGAGAGCGGAATTCCAACCCCTCGACTGGCACTGCCTGTGGGCCTAGCCTTTGGAGCTGCGCGTGAGAAGTTGGCAccagaggagcccccagagaagaGGGCTGTACTGATGGGGCCCATGGACCCACCTCGACACGGCGCACCCCCCAGTTTCCTGCCCCGTGGCAAGGTTCCCCtgaggg GCGTCCTCTTTGCCCGTCGCCAGCCCGTGccagcttcccagggcccagcCAACCCTGCACCCCCACCCCTGACAGGGCCCCCTTCCAGCGCCTCACCCTGA
- the ARID3C gene encoding AT-rich interactive domain-containing protein 3C isoform X2: MEALQRQQAARLAQGVGPLAPPRPPPPPPRPSFPGSRTLQAPDRGFGEVGAEEEEDAQEDEEGEETGAEDEAAEESHPGTRGTSSPSSQLPGPHPHEWTYEEQFKQLYELDADPKRKEFLDDLFSFMQKRGTPVNRVPIMAKQVLDLYALFRLVTAKGGLVEVINRKVWREVTRGLSLPTTITSAAFTLRTQYMKYLYPYECETRALSSPGELQAAIDSNRREGRRQAYTNAPLFSLAGQPPRATLGLASGPGPAPPAPTPGPRTAQGSASGLPAHACAQLSPSPIKKEESGIPTPRLALPVGLAFGAAREKLAPEEPPEKRAVLMGPMDPPRHGAPPSFLPRGKVPLREEQLDGPLNLAGSGISSINMALEINGVVYTGVLFARRQPVPASQGPANPAPPPLTGPPSSASP; encoded by the exons ATGGAGGCCCTGCAGCGACAGCAGGCAGCCCGACTGGCCCAGGGGGTGGGGCCTTTGGCCCCTCCacgcccaccaccaccaccgccacggCCTTCCTTTCCTGGATCCCGGACCCTGCAGGCCCCTGACAgggggtttggggaggttggagctgaggaagaggaggatgcccaagaggatgaggaaggagaggaaactgGTGCAGAAGACGAGGCAGCCGAGGAGAGCCACCCAGGGACCCGGGGCACCAGCTCACCTTCCAGCCAGCTCCCTGGACCTCATCCCCATGAGTGGACCTATGAGGAGCAGTTCAAGCAG CTGTACGAGCTCGATGCAGACCCCAAGAGGAAAGAATTTCTGGATGACCTGTTTAGCTTCATGCAGAAGAGGG GGACGCCAGTGAACCGTGTGCCCATCATGGCGAAGCAGGTGCTGGACCTGTACGCGCTGTTTCGCCTGGTGACGGCCAAGGGCGGTCTGGTGGAAGTCATCAACCGCAAGGTGTGGCGGGAGGTCACGCGCGGCCTCAGCTTGCCCACCACCATCACGTCGGCCGCCTTCACTCTACGCACCCA GTACATGAAGTATCTGTACCCGTACGAGTGCGAGACGCGGGCGCTCAGCTCCCCGGGGGAGCTCCAGGCCGCCATCGACAGCAACCGGCGGGAAGGCCGTCGTCAAGCTTACACCAACGCCCCACTCTTCAGCTTGGCGGGGCAGCCCCCTCGGGCCACTCTTGGCCTCGCCTCGGGTCCCGGGCCCGCCCCTCCCGCGCCCACGCCCGGCCCCCGCACTGCTCAGGGCTCCGCCTCCGGCCTGCCGGCGCACGCCTGCGCGCAGCTGAGCCCGAGCCCCATTAAGAAAG AGGAGAGCGGAATTCCAACCCCTCGACTGGCACTGCCTGTGGGCCTAGCCTTTGGAGCTGCGCGTGAGAAGTTGGCAccagaggagcccccagagaagaGGGCTGTACTGATGGGGCCCATGGACCCACCTCGACACGGCGCACCCCCCAGTTTCCTGCCCCGTGGCAAGGTTCCCCtgaggg AAGAGCAGTTGGATGGGCCTCTCAATCTGGCAGGCAGTGGTATCAGCAGTATCAACATGGCCCTAGAGATCAACGGGGTGGTCTACACTG GCGTCCTCTTTGCCCGTCGCCAGCCCGTGccagcttcccagggcccagcCAACCCTGCACCCCCACCCCTGACAGGGCCCCCTTCCAGCGCCTCACCCTGA
- the DCTN3 gene encoding dynactin subunit 3 isoform X1, giving the protein MAAVTDVQRLQARVEELERWVYGPGGSRGSRKVADGLVKVQVALGNIASKRERVKILYKKIEDLIKYLDPEYIDRIALPDASKLQFILAEEQFILSQVALLEQVEALVPMLDSTHIKAVPEHAARLQRLAQIHIQQQDQCVEITEESKALLEEYNKTVSFLLSQAPEECCPEPCPFIPFLALSLIPSQPACLFSCFPTL; this is encoded by the exons ATGGCGGCTGTGACAGATGTGCAGCGGCTACAGGCCCGTGTGGAGGAGCTGGAGCGCTGGGTGTACGGGCCGGGCGGGTCTCGCGGCTCGCGGAAG GTGGCCGATGGCCTGGTCAAGGTGCAGGTGGCTTTGGGGAACATCGCCAGCAAGAGGGAGAGGGTGAAGATTCTGTACAAAAAGA TTGAAGACCTGATCAAATACCTGGATCCTGAGTACATTGACCGCATTGCCCTACCTGATGCCTCTAAGCTGCAGTTCATCTTGGCAG AGGAGCAGTTTATCCTCTCCCAGGTTGCGCTTCTGGAGCAGGTGGAGGCTTTGGTGCCCATGCTGGACAGCACTCATATCAAAG CCGTTCCTGAGCATGCCGCCCGCCTGCAGCGCTTGGCCCAGATCCACATCCAGCAGCAG GACCAGTGTGTGGAGATCACTGAGGAGTCCAAGGCTCTCCTGGAGGAATACAACAAGACTGTATCCTTTCTGCTCAGCCAGGCCCCTGAGGAGTGCTGTCCGGAGCCCTGTCCTTTTATTCCATTTCTAGCTCTGTCCCTCATCCCATCCCAACCAGCCTGTCTATTCTCCTGCTTCCCGACACTTTAG